A stretch of the Ornithodoros turicata isolate Travis chromosome 4, ASM3712646v1, whole genome shotgun sequence genome encodes the following:
- the LOC135390973 gene encoding ceramide glucosyltransferase-like isoform X2 produces the protein MEVPLPGVSIIKPLTGVDPNLFSNLESFFTQNYPVFELLFCIQDESDPAIMLVSRLMEKHPMVNARMFIGGRPVGVNPKINNMQQGYEAAMYELILVSDSGLRMKDDTLLDMVLSMTDDVALVHQMPFACDRKGFPAILEKVYFGTAHARIYLSADLLRVNCATGMSALMRKKLLDEVGGIQAFAQYLAEDFFFAKSFEDRGWRIRISSQPAWQNSGVCEVGTFQTRVTRWAKLRFAMLPHLIILEPLSECMVLGMCVAWATSVLFDWDAFAVYLLHLLVWFLLDWMLLSIVQNGLLPFSKWEFVVAWTFRECSALYLFLHALWDPTIRWRAGTFRLRWGGTVEVVKPSS, from the exons ATGGAAGTTCCCCTGCCTGGCGTTTCCATAATCAAGCCCTTGACTGGTGTAGATCCCAACCTCTTCAGTAACCTTGAATCATTCTTCACACAGAACTACCCAGTG TTTGAGCTCCTGTTCTGCATTCAAGACGAGAGTGACCCAGCAATCATGCTCGTCAGCAGGCTCATGGAGAAGCATCCCATGGTCAACGCACGCATGTTTATAG GTGGTCGACCGGTCGGAGTGAATCCAAAGATCAATAATATGCAACAAGGCTACGAAGCTGCCATGTATGAACTCATCCTCGTCTCAGACAGTGGACTTCGGA tgaaAGACGACACATTACTGGACATGGTGCTCTCCATGACGGACGATGTAGCTCTGGTGCACCAGATGCCTTTTGCCTGTGATAGAAAAGGATTCCCTGCCATCTTGGAGAAG GTGTACTTTGGAACGGCGCACGCGCGCATCTACCTGTCTGCAGATTTGCTGCGGGTTAACTGCGCGACAGGAATGTCGGCACTTATGCGGAAGAAGCTGCTGGACGAAGTAGGGGGCATCCAGGCCTTTGCACAGTACTTGGCCGAGGACTTTTTCTTTGCCAAGTCTTTTGAAGACAG GGGCTGGAGAATTCGCATCAGCTCCCAGCCGGCCTGGCAGAATTCAGGAGTCTGCGAGGTGGGAACATTTCAGACGCGCGTTACCAG GTGGGCAAAGCTGCGCTTTGCCATGCTGCCGCACCTCATAATCTTGGAGCCGCTTTCGGAGTGTATGGTGCTTGGCATGTGCGTTGCCTGGGCAACGAGCGTTCTCTTTGACTGGGATGCATTTGCTGTTTACCTGCTCCACCTCCTCGTCTGGTTTCTGCTAGACTGGATGCTGCTCAGCATCGTTCAG AATGGGCTACTGCCTTTCAGCAAGTGGGAGTTTGTGGTGGCCTGGACATTCCGTGAGTGCAGTGCACTCTATCTGTTCCTGCACGCACTGTGGGACCCAACGATCCGATGGCGAGCAGGGACTTTCCGCCTCCGCTGGGGCGGCACCGTGGAAGTGGTCAAGCCCAGCAGCTAG
- the LOC135390973 gene encoding ceramide glucosyltransferase-like isoform X1: MFSAAFSVWLALLSMSNADDRKLKLHKKKAIPPMEVPLPGVSIIKPLTGVDPNLFSNLESFFTQNYPVFELLFCIQDESDPAIMLVSRLMEKHPMVNARMFIGGRPVGVNPKINNMQQGYEAAMYELILVSDSGLRMKDDTLLDMVLSMTDDVALVHQMPFACDRKGFPAILEKVYFGTAHARIYLSADLLRVNCATGMSALMRKKLLDEVGGIQAFAQYLAEDFFFAKSFEDRGWRIRISSQPAWQNSGVCEVGTFQTRVTRWAKLRFAMLPHLIILEPLSECMVLGMCVAWATSVLFDWDAFAVYLLHLLVWFLLDWMLLSIVQNGLLPFSKWEFVVAWTFRECSALYLFLHALWDPTIRWRAGTFRLRWGGTVEVVKPSS, from the exons ATGTTCTCAGCGGCGTTTTCCGTGTGGTTGGCATTGCTCAGCATGAGTAATGCCGACGACAG GAAATTAAAACTACACAAGAAGAAAGCAATACCCCCAATGGAAGTTCCCCTGCCTGGCGTTTCCATAATCAAGCCCTTGACTGGTGTAGATCCCAACCTCTTCAGTAACCTTGAATCATTCTTCACACAGAACTACCCAGTG TTTGAGCTCCTGTTCTGCATTCAAGACGAGAGTGACCCAGCAATCATGCTCGTCAGCAGGCTCATGGAGAAGCATCCCATGGTCAACGCACGCATGTTTATAG GTGGTCGACCGGTCGGAGTGAATCCAAAGATCAATAATATGCAACAAGGCTACGAAGCTGCCATGTATGAACTCATCCTCGTCTCAGACAGTGGACTTCGGA tgaaAGACGACACATTACTGGACATGGTGCTCTCCATGACGGACGATGTAGCTCTGGTGCACCAGATGCCTTTTGCCTGTGATAGAAAAGGATTCCCTGCCATCTTGGAGAAG GTGTACTTTGGAACGGCGCACGCGCGCATCTACCTGTCTGCAGATTTGCTGCGGGTTAACTGCGCGACAGGAATGTCGGCACTTATGCGGAAGAAGCTGCTGGACGAAGTAGGGGGCATCCAGGCCTTTGCACAGTACTTGGCCGAGGACTTTTTCTTTGCCAAGTCTTTTGAAGACAG GGGCTGGAGAATTCGCATCAGCTCCCAGCCGGCCTGGCAGAATTCAGGAGTCTGCGAGGTGGGAACATTTCAGACGCGCGTTACCAG GTGGGCAAAGCTGCGCTTTGCCATGCTGCCGCACCTCATAATCTTGGAGCCGCTTTCGGAGTGTATGGTGCTTGGCATGTGCGTTGCCTGGGCAACGAGCGTTCTCTTTGACTGGGATGCATTTGCTGTTTACCTGCTCCACCTCCTCGTCTGGTTTCTGCTAGACTGGATGCTGCTCAGCATCGTTCAG AATGGGCTACTGCCTTTCAGCAAGTGGGAGTTTGTGGTGGCCTGGACATTCCGTGAGTGCAGTGCACTCTATCTGTTCCTGCACGCACTGTGGGACCCAACGATCCGATGGCGAGCAGGGACTTTCCGCCTCCGCTGGGGCGGCACCGTGGAAGTGGTCAAGCCCAGCAGCTAG
- the LOC135390973 gene encoding ceramide glucosyltransferase-like isoform X3: MALLFYTLYGFAIFFFAGWWFVWLLHLLAIFNGKLKLHKKKAIPPMEVPLPGVSIIKPLTGVDPNLFSNLESFFTQNYPVFELLFCIQDESDPAIMLVSRLMEKHPMVNARMFIGGRPVGVNPKINNMQQGYEAAMYELILVSDSGLRMKDDTLLDMVLSMTDDVALVHQMPFACDRKGFPAILEKVYFGTAHARIYLSADLLRVNCATGMSALMRKKLLDEVGGIQAFAQYLAEDFFFAKSFEDRGWRIRISSQPAWQNSGVCEVGTFQTRVTRWAKLRFAMLPHLIILEPLSECMVLGMCVAWATSVLFDWDAFAVYLLHLLVWFLLDWMLLSIVQNGLLPFSKWEFVVAWTFRECSALYLFLHALWDPTIRWRAGTFRLRWGGTVEVVKPSS; this comes from the exons atggcccTCTTGTTTTACACACTTTATGGATTCGCTATATTTTTCTTTGCTGGATGGTGGTTTGTGTGGCTACTACATCTTTTAGCGATTTTTAATGG GAAATTAAAACTACACAAGAAGAAAGCAATACCCCCAATGGAAGTTCCCCTGCCTGGCGTTTCCATAATCAAGCCCTTGACTGGTGTAGATCCCAACCTCTTCAGTAACCTTGAATCATTCTTCACACAGAACTACCCAGTG TTTGAGCTCCTGTTCTGCATTCAAGACGAGAGTGACCCAGCAATCATGCTCGTCAGCAGGCTCATGGAGAAGCATCCCATGGTCAACGCACGCATGTTTATAG GTGGTCGACCGGTCGGAGTGAATCCAAAGATCAATAATATGCAACAAGGCTACGAAGCTGCCATGTATGAACTCATCCTCGTCTCAGACAGTGGACTTCGGA tgaaAGACGACACATTACTGGACATGGTGCTCTCCATGACGGACGATGTAGCTCTGGTGCACCAGATGCCTTTTGCCTGTGATAGAAAAGGATTCCCTGCCATCTTGGAGAAG GTGTACTTTGGAACGGCGCACGCGCGCATCTACCTGTCTGCAGATTTGCTGCGGGTTAACTGCGCGACAGGAATGTCGGCACTTATGCGGAAGAAGCTGCTGGACGAAGTAGGGGGCATCCAGGCCTTTGCACAGTACTTGGCCGAGGACTTTTTCTTTGCCAAGTCTTTTGAAGACAG GGGCTGGAGAATTCGCATCAGCTCCCAGCCGGCCTGGCAGAATTCAGGAGTCTGCGAGGTGGGAACATTTCAGACGCGCGTTACCAG GTGGGCAAAGCTGCGCTTTGCCATGCTGCCGCACCTCATAATCTTGGAGCCGCTTTCGGAGTGTATGGTGCTTGGCATGTGCGTTGCCTGGGCAACGAGCGTTCTCTTTGACTGGGATGCATTTGCTGTTTACCTGCTCCACCTCCTCGTCTGGTTTCTGCTAGACTGGATGCTGCTCAGCATCGTTCAG AATGGGCTACTGCCTTTCAGCAAGTGGGAGTTTGTGGTGGCCTGGACATTCCGTGAGTGCAGTGCACTCTATCTGTTCCTGCACGCACTGTGGGACCCAACGATCCGATGGCGAGCAGGGACTTTCCGCCTCCGCTGGGGCGGCACCGTGGAAGTGGTCAAGCCCAGCAGCTAG